A region from the Terriglobales bacterium genome encodes:
- the asnB gene encoding asparagine synthase (glutamine-hydrolyzing), with protein sequence MCGILGYSHRKSALPDGFLENAIRDLYHRGPDDSGEFRSEQMSMGAVRLSIRDVAHGHQPMYSPDGNVVIVFNGEIYNHTELRPELEKEGFTFETNCDTEVVLKAFLRWGTDSFARLRGMFAVGLYVKSERRLVLARDQMGIKPLYYCAQDGEIYFGSEMKCILAHPRVKRNVDHAGLNCYLSLNYVPGPYTLVDGITKLMPGHFLEWRDGTVRISRYVPELRRVPMKISLPEACEELDRLLAASVKEQMVSDVPLGVWLSGGLDSSTVLHYAAKAYPGKVKTFSITFKGRSFDESRFMDEVSAHYGTEHHDFDLAPTADIPDVIQKLAYYSDEPSADAGALPVWFLAEMTRKHVTVILSGEGSDELFAGYLTYQANRYAETARAFPKFLRGAALSAANLLPVSDDKIGFEYKVKRFLQGSLMSPELAHVFWNGTFSEEEKRELYKFADQRPLSEVVNSMRGIGGLEKYLALDQRYYLADDILYKVDRVSMAHSLEVRPPYLDPRIVEFAAQLPEEFKLRGGTSKYILRQLMKDKLPKSVLTRPKIGFDIPIHHWFRAELRPLLLDTLNEAAVKRSGLFDWPAVKRCIDAHLQRKANLGYHLWGLMVLFIWMNEWKIEPASKAELRTAAGSQDAVGSSSLSRA encoded by the coding sequence ATGTGCGGAATTCTCGGGTACTCACATCGAAAATCGGCCCTGCCGGACGGGTTTCTGGAGAACGCGATTCGTGACCTCTATCACCGGGGTCCGGACGACTCCGGAGAATTCCGATCGGAGCAGATGTCGATGGGGGCAGTGCGGCTGAGTATCCGGGATGTGGCGCATGGGCACCAGCCGATGTACAGCCCCGACGGGAACGTGGTGATTGTCTTCAACGGGGAGATCTACAACCACACAGAACTGCGCCCGGAGCTTGAAAAAGAAGGGTTTACCTTCGAGACCAACTGCGATACCGAAGTGGTGCTGAAGGCGTTCCTGCGGTGGGGGACGGATTCGTTCGCGCGGCTGCGGGGGATGTTCGCCGTGGGCTTGTACGTGAAGTCGGAGCGACGGCTGGTGCTGGCTCGTGACCAGATGGGCATTAAGCCCCTGTACTACTGTGCGCAGGATGGAGAGATCTATTTTGGGTCGGAGATGAAGTGCATCCTGGCGCATCCGCGGGTGAAGCGGAATGTGGATCACGCCGGCCTGAACTGCTATCTGAGCCTGAATTATGTACCGGGTCCGTACACGCTGGTGGACGGGATCACGAAGCTGATGCCGGGACACTTCCTGGAGTGGCGGGATGGCACGGTCCGGATCAGCCGATATGTGCCGGAACTGCGGCGGGTCCCGATGAAGATTTCGTTGCCCGAGGCGTGCGAAGAATTGGATCGACTGCTGGCGGCATCGGTGAAGGAGCAAATGGTTTCGGATGTGCCGCTCGGGGTGTGGCTGAGCGGCGGTCTGGATTCGTCGACGGTGCTGCACTATGCGGCCAAGGCGTATCCGGGGAAGGTGAAGACCTTTTCGATCACGTTCAAGGGACGGTCATTCGACGAGAGCCGGTTCATGGACGAGGTCAGTGCGCATTACGGGACCGAGCATCATGACTTCGACCTGGCGCCGACGGCAGATATCCCGGATGTGATTCAGAAGCTGGCGTACTACTCGGACGAACCGAGCGCCGATGCGGGCGCGCTTCCGGTGTGGTTCCTGGCAGAGATGACCCGAAAACACGTGACGGTGATCCTGAGCGGAGAAGGGTCGGATGAACTGTTTGCGGGATATCTGACTTACCAGGCGAACCGATACGCGGAGACGGCGAGGGCGTTTCCGAAATTCCTGCGGGGTGCGGCGTTGTCGGCGGCGAACCTGCTGCCGGTGTCTGATGACAAGATCGGATTCGAGTACAAGGTGAAGCGGTTCCTGCAAGGGAGCCTGATGTCGCCGGAACTGGCGCACGTCTTCTGGAATGGGACATTCTCGGAGGAAGAGAAACGCGAACTGTACAAGTTCGCTGACCAGAGGCCGCTGAGTGAAGTCGTGAATTCGATGCGAGGGATCGGCGGGCTTGAGAAGTATCTGGCGCTGGACCAGCGATATTACCTGGCGGACGACATTCTTTATAAGGTGGATCGGGTGAGCATGGCGCACTCGCTGGAGGTACGGCCTCCGTATCTGGACCCGAGGATTGTTGAATTCGCGGCGCAATTGCCGGAGGAATTCAAACTGCGAGGCGGGACGTCGAAGTACATCCTGCGGCAGTTGATGAAGGACAAGTTGCCGAAGAGCGTGCTGACGCGTCCGAAAATTGGATTCGATATCCCGATACACCACTGGTTCCGGGCTGAGCTGCGGCCGTTGCTGCTGGATACACTGAATGAGGCTGCGGTGAAGAGGAGTGGCCTGTTTGACTGGCCGGCGGTGAAAAGGTGCATTGATGCCCATCTGCAAAGGAAAGCAAATCTGGGGTACCACCTATGGGGACTGATGGTTCTGTTTATCTGGATGAACGAGTGGAAAATCGAACCAGCTTCGAAGGCGGAACTTCGGACGGCGGCGGGATCGCAAGACGCGGTTGGATCGTCGTCGTTGTCGCGTGCCTAG
- a CDS encoding ABC transporter permease — translation MQWREGIKFALWALSADKLKATLTMLGVIIGSSAIVLVVTIVSTGKEYISSQIQGVGANIAFASLVRGETTRQEDELTPEDMQALRETIPSVKAAAGTYDMPADYQAGDRTRRARLVGVTEEFQTIRNLKITSGRYFDDEDFTSRSKVCLVTDRIAELAFRGDPPLGNEMRLDQFRCTIIGTFRESIPTFGQSEIQNETVLIPFPLVRSITGDNFFQVMYVQASSPEQVPTMTEEMRRLLHTRHRPETPYSIDNLSSLLETAKDVSFAMSMVLLCIAILTLITAGTGIMNIMLVNVSQRTKEIGVRKALGARPSEIRLQFLLEAGFISFAGALVGVVIAVALTYSVSDLIESSVAIDIPWAGVTVALLLATGVGVLFGYWPASSAAKLDPILAMRTD, via the coding sequence ATGCAGTGGCGAGAGGGAATCAAGTTTGCGCTGTGGGCGCTGAGCGCCGACAAGCTGAAGGCTACCCTCACCATGCTTGGCGTCATCATTGGCAGCAGCGCGATCGTGCTGGTGGTGACGATTGTCTCGACGGGGAAGGAGTACATCTCGTCGCAAATCCAGGGAGTCGGCGCGAACATTGCATTTGCTTCGTTGGTAAGAGGCGAGACCACCAGGCAGGAAGATGAACTGACGCCAGAAGACATGCAGGCCCTGCGGGAGACGATCCCTTCGGTGAAGGCGGCCGCGGGAACGTATGACATGCCGGCTGACTACCAGGCCGGAGACCGCACTCGACGCGCTCGACTGGTGGGCGTAACGGAAGAGTTCCAGACGATCCGTAACTTGAAAATCACTTCCGGCCGATACTTCGATGACGAGGATTTCACGTCACGGTCGAAGGTGTGCCTGGTGACCGACCGAATCGCGGAGCTCGCGTTCCGCGGCGATCCGCCGCTGGGGAACGAGATGCGGCTGGATCAGTTCCGGTGCACGATCATCGGCACGTTTCGCGAAAGCATTCCTACGTTTGGACAATCGGAGATCCAAAACGAAACCGTGCTGATCCCGTTCCCGCTGGTGCGGTCGATCACGGGCGACAACTTTTTCCAAGTGATGTACGTGCAGGCGTCATCGCCCGAGCAGGTTCCGACGATGACGGAAGAGATGCGACGGCTGCTGCACACGAGGCACCGGCCGGAGACGCCGTATTCGATCGATAATCTGTCGTCGCTGCTGGAGACCGCGAAGGACGTTTCGTTTGCGATGAGCATGGTCCTGCTGTGCATTGCGATCCTTACGCTCATTACAGCAGGTACTGGCATCATGAACATCATGCTGGTGAACGTGTCTCAGCGAACCAAGGAGATCGGTGTACGCAAAGCGCTGGGGGCACGTCCTTCGGAGATTCGACTTCAGTTCCTGCTGGAAGCGGGCTTCATCAGTTTTGCCGGCGCGCTGGTTGGAGTGGTGATCGCGGTGGCACTCACGTACTCTGTCTCGGATTTGATTGAAAGCTCGGTTGCGATCGACATACCGTGGGCCGGGGTGACAGTAGCTCTGCTGCTCGCCACGGGAGTAGGCGTGCTGTTCGGATACTGGCCTGCGAGCTCGGCTGCGAAACTTGATCCCATTCTGGCGATGCGGACGGACTAA
- a CDS encoding glycosyltransferase family 39 protein — protein sequence MENRTSFEGGTSDGGGIARRGWIVVVVACLVFLLNIISPPRLMDDTDAVQAQIARNMLESGDWVTARLNGVAYLEKSPLVYWTMAVSYRVFGVHDWAARIPLALSSILLCWLVYRWGRWAFGEEAGFYSGLAISTCVGLYLFTRIQIPDVMVTLTIAATIWAWMRLLEPEERHPRRWALVMGLSIGCGLLLKGLIGIVFPILAALVYMGVTRQLLSWAAWKRLRLPLAIGFALVIAVPWHVLATLRNPPYFVFSMHSGPGEYRGFFWFYFFNEHLLRFLNLRYPRDYNTVPRPLFWLLNLVWLFPWSVYLPNAFKLSYRPGTREGRLRLMAICWIAVVMVFFTFSTTQEYYSMPIYPALALLIGSAIAAGGRWVQWGTRSLVAVCSVLFVVLAALLAMSWRMPAVGDISRALTQNPDMYTLSMGHMSDLTLGAFAYLKLPLAMAVIAFGIGAVCLLMWRRERVKVALATSAMMIVFFQASRVALVRFDPYLGSYALAEALKKSPPGQLIEANAYYAFSSVFFYTNKTALLWNGRINNLEYGSYAPGAPQVFIGDEQFARLWNGPERFYLVTYPSELPKVEQLAGREKMIVVRQNGDNFLLTNQPLP from the coding sequence GTGGAAAATCGAACCAGCTTCGAAGGCGGAACTTCGGACGGCGGCGGGATCGCAAGACGCGGTTGGATCGTCGTCGTTGTCGCGTGCCTAGTATTCCTGCTTAACATCATTAGTCCGCCGCGGTTGATGGACGACACGGACGCGGTGCAGGCGCAGATTGCGCGCAATATGCTCGAGTCGGGCGACTGGGTAACGGCGCGTCTGAATGGCGTGGCGTACCTGGAAAAGTCACCATTGGTGTACTGGACGATGGCGGTGTCGTACCGCGTGTTCGGAGTACACGATTGGGCGGCGCGGATCCCGCTGGCGTTATCGTCGATCCTGCTTTGCTGGCTGGTGTACCGCTGGGGGCGCTGGGCGTTTGGGGAAGAGGCGGGATTCTATTCCGGGCTGGCGATCAGTACGTGCGTGGGGCTGTACCTGTTCACGAGGATACAGATTCCAGATGTGATGGTGACGCTGACCATCGCGGCGACGATCTGGGCGTGGATGCGACTTCTGGAGCCGGAGGAAAGACATCCGCGGCGCTGGGCGCTGGTGATGGGGTTGAGCATCGGTTGCGGACTGCTGCTCAAGGGACTGATCGGGATCGTATTCCCAATACTGGCGGCACTGGTGTACATGGGCGTGACACGACAACTGTTGTCGTGGGCGGCATGGAAGCGGCTGAGATTGCCGCTGGCGATCGGATTCGCGCTGGTGATTGCCGTCCCGTGGCATGTGCTGGCAACGTTGCGTAACCCGCCATATTTTGTGTTTTCCATGCACAGCGGTCCGGGTGAATATCGCGGATTCTTCTGGTTCTACTTCTTCAACGAGCACCTGTTGCGATTCTTGAACCTGCGGTATCCGCGGGACTACAACACAGTGCCTCGACCGCTCTTCTGGCTGTTGAACCTGGTGTGGCTGTTTCCGTGGTCGGTATATCTGCCGAACGCTTTCAAGCTGTCGTACAGGCCGGGCACGCGAGAGGGAAGGCTGCGGCTGATGGCGATCTGCTGGATCGCCGTGGTGATGGTGTTCTTCACATTTTCAACCACGCAGGAGTACTACTCGATGCCGATCTACCCGGCGCTCGCGTTGCTGATCGGATCGGCGATTGCGGCCGGCGGACGGTGGGTGCAGTGGGGAACACGATCACTGGTGGCAGTCTGTTCGGTGCTGTTTGTGGTGCTCGCGGCGTTGCTGGCGATGTCTTGGAGAATGCCGGCGGTGGGGGATATCTCGCGGGCGCTCACGCAGAATCCGGACATGTACACGCTGTCGATGGGTCACATGTCGGATCTGACGCTGGGGGCGTTCGCTTACCTCAAGTTACCACTGGCGATGGCGGTGATTGCGTTCGGGATCGGTGCGGTATGCCTGTTGATGTGGCGTCGGGAGCGGGTGAAAGTAGCACTGGCGACGTCGGCGATGATGATCGTTTTCTTCCAGGCGTCGCGAGTGGCGCTGGTGCGATTCGATCCTTACCTCGGATCGTATGCGCTGGCAGAGGCTTTGAAGAAAAGTCCGCCGGGGCAGTTGATTGAGGCGAATGCGTACTACGCGTTCTCGTCGGTGTTCTTCTACACAAATAAGACGGCACTTTTGTGGAACGGGCGAATCAATAATCTAGAGTATGGTTCGTATGCGCCGGGTGCTCCGCAGGTGTTCATCGGGGACGAGCAGTTCGCGCGTCTCTGGAATGGTCCGGAGCGCTTTTATCTTGTGACGTATCCTTCGGAGTTGCCGAAGGTGGAGCAACTGGCAGGGCGAGAGAAGATGATCGTAGTCCGCCAAAACGGCGATAATTTTCTTTTGACGAACCAACCGCTTCCTTAA